A window of the Lysinibacillus irui genome harbors these coding sequences:
- the mbcS gene encoding acyl-CoA synthetase MbcS has translation MVSNDLIAPEFYNITEELEKFSQDSDRQAIRWLNTQQERRTVSYVELVQKMNQYANAFTKIGLQKGDRVLVIIPRLPEAYFVFLGCLKAGIVPISCSEMLRASDLEYRMEHSSASAVIAYEAFTGEVDQIASTVDALNNKLVIGSAKEEWTSLDELASTQPTTFTAVATKRDDMAFLSYTSGTTGKPKGVVHSHGWGYAHIRTAASKWLCVREGDLVWATAAPGWQKWIWSPFLSTIMLGATAFVYHGGFDAKTYLQLMQEEKINVLCCTPTEYRIMAKIDNLQDYNLSSLRSAVSAGEPLNRPVIETFMKHFGLKVRDGYGQTENTLLIGTLENTELRPGSMGVPTPGNIVRIIDNEGNEAPVGEVGDIAVHKSSPALFKEYYKEPERTQAAFRGDWYITGDQAKCDEDGYFWFEGRGDDIIISSGYTIGPFEVEDALNKHEAVQECAVVAAPDEIRGHIVKAFIILRDGFKARDEEELIKELQEHVKTLTAPYKYPRSIVFIDELPKTTSGKIRRIELRASTVHTHS, from the coding sequence ATGGTATCAAATGATTTAATTGCACCTGAGTTTTATAACATCACAGAGGAATTAGAAAAGTTTTCGCAGGATAGTGATCGTCAAGCAATACGTTGGTTAAATACACAACAAGAGAGAAGAACAGTTTCATATGTTGAACTTGTCCAAAAAATGAACCAATACGCCAATGCGTTTACGAAGATAGGGCTTCAAAAAGGGGATCGCGTTTTAGTTATTATACCTCGCCTACCAGAAGCCTATTTCGTTTTTCTTGGCTGCTTAAAGGCTGGCATTGTTCCTATTTCATGTTCAGAAATGCTACGTGCAAGTGACTTGGAATATCGTATGGAACATTCTTCTGCTAGTGCCGTTATTGCCTATGAGGCATTTACTGGTGAGGTTGATCAAATAGCTTCTACTGTAGACGCATTAAATAACAAATTAGTTATCGGTAGTGCAAAAGAAGAATGGACTTCTTTAGATGAATTAGCAAGTACACAGCCAACTACATTTACAGCTGTAGCAACAAAACGTGATGATATGGCATTCCTTTCGTATACTTCAGGGACAACCGGTAAACCTAAAGGTGTTGTTCATTCACATGGCTGGGGATATGCACATATTCGAACAGCTGCTTCAAAATGGCTTTGCGTTCGTGAAGGTGATTTAGTTTGGGCAACTGCAGCCCCGGGATGGCAAAAATGGATTTGGAGTCCTTTCTTATCCACAATCATGCTTGGTGCCACAGCATTCGTTTATCATGGTGGGTTTGATGCAAAGACATACCTTCAATTAATGCAAGAGGAAAAAATTAATGTCCTATGTTGTACACCGACTGAATATCGTATCATGGCGAAAATTGATAATCTACAAGACTATAATCTTTCCTCTCTCCGTAGTGCCGTTTCTGCTGGTGAACCATTAAATCGTCCAGTCATCGAAACCTTCATGAAGCATTTTGGACTTAAAGTACGAGATGGTTACGGGCAGACAGAAAATACATTATTAATTGGTACACTTGAAAACACTGAATTACGTCCAGGATCAATGGGTGTTCCAACACCAGGTAATATTGTACGTATTATCGACAATGAAGGTAATGAAGCACCGGTTGGCGAGGTTGGTGATATTGCCGTTCACAAATCCTCCCCTGCTCTATTTAAAGAATATTACAAGGAGCCTGAACGTACTCAAGCAGCATTCCGTGGTGATTGGTATATTACTGGTGATCAGGCAAAATGCGATGAGGATGGTTACTTCTGGTTTGAAGGTCGTGGAGATGACATTATTATTTCATCTGGTTATACCATCGGACCATTCGAGGTAGAGGATGCCTTAAACAAACATGAAGCTGTACAAGAGTGTGCAGTTGTTGCCGCGCCAGATGAAATTAGAGGGCATATTGTAAAGGCCTTTATTATTTTACGAGACGGCTTCAAGGCCCGTGATGAAGAAGAGTTAATAAAGGAGCTACAAGAGCATGTAAAAACGTTAACAGCGCCTTATAAATACCCTCGAAGTATCGTCTTTATTGATGAGTTACCGAAAACAACATCCGGGAAGATTCGCCGTATTGAACTTCGAGCTTCTACTGTTCATACGCATTCATAA
- a CDS encoding CdaR family protein — MDKMMDSPWVLRIIALFLAFLLFFSVRTELSPISKTTTNEQTDVIRDVPVDVYYDNENLIVSGLPETVDVTIEGPMPLVLKAKAAKDFSIFVDLSNLLIGEHDVKLKYENISDKLKVTLDPATVHVNIEEKVTQEFRVDPEMNKRLIQEGYILKDMTANPPTVYVTGAKSAIESISYVKATVTGEQGLTQSFSQEAAVKVLDRDLNKLDVTIEPETVKVQVDIEEYSREIPVVLRETGQAAQDITINSLTFTPKMIKVFGRKSIIDGLTEIPITVDLSKITESKTYEFDVKLPDGVTKISDKKIKVKADITKVEKEEQPKTPASTEETPQLPPPPTEETDEVDDNTTTDKNTPTEETEDIDS, encoded by the coding sequence ATGGATAAAATGATGGATAGCCCTTGGGTATTAAGAATCATCGCGCTATTTTTAGCATTTTTGCTTTTTTTCTCAGTTCGTACTGAGCTATCTCCAATAAGTAAAACAACAACGAACGAACAAACAGATGTCATTCGTGATGTTCCAGTAGATGTTTATTACGATAATGAAAATCTTATTGTATCAGGCTTACCTGAAACAGTCGATGTTACCATTGAAGGTCCAATGCCTCTGGTTTTAAAAGCAAAAGCCGCAAAAGACTTTTCTATATTTGTTGATTTAAGCAATTTATTGATTGGAGAACATGATGTAAAGCTAAAATACGAAAATATTTCTGATAAGTTAAAGGTTACATTAGACCCTGCAACAGTTCATGTGAATATTGAGGAAAAGGTCACACAGGAATTCCGTGTTGACCCTGAAATGAATAAGCGTCTCATCCAAGAAGGTTATATATTAAAAGATATGACAGCCAATCCTCCTACCGTTTACGTGACGGGTGCAAAAAGTGCTATTGAAAGCATAAGCTATGTAAAAGCTACTGTTACAGGTGAACAAGGTCTTACTCAGTCATTTTCACAGGAGGCAGCAGTAAAAGTATTAGATCGAGATTTAAATAAGTTAGATGTGACAATTGAACCTGAAACAGTTAAGGTTCAAGTAGATATCGAAGAATATAGTCGAGAGATACCTGTTGTGCTCAGGGAAACAGGGCAAGCGGCACAAGACATTACGATTAATTCATTAACATTTACACCGAAAATGATTAAAGTATTTGGTAGAAAATCAATTATTGATGGTTTAACTGAAATACCAATTACAGTTGACCTGTCAAAAATTACAGAGTCCAAAACATATGAATTTGATGTAAAATTACCAGATGGTGTAACAAAAATATCTGACAAAAAAATAAAAGTGAAGGCAGATATTACAAAGGTAGAGAAAGAGGAACAACCGAAAACACCAGCTTCTACAGAGGAAACGCCACAGTTACCGCCACCTCCAACTGAAGAAACTGATGAGGTTGATGATAACACTACTACTGATAAAAATACGCCAACTGAGGAAACGGAAGATATTGATTCTTAA
- the rocF gene encoding arginase: MNKLNISIIGVPTDYGQARRGVDMGPSAIRYAGVVERLEAIGHEVQDQGDIRVSQKQADAAVDEKLLNLEEVVEVSTALANSVHEVVEQKKFPLVFGGDHSIAIGTLAGLGEHYKNLGVIWYDAHADLNTPETTPSGNIHGMPLAVSIGLGHERLVQIRNYAPKIKPENVIIIGARSVDPGERDLIKEQGIKVYTMHEIDRLGMTRVMEDALAYLKERNVDGLHLSLDLDGLDPLYTPGVGTPVPGGITYRESHLAMEMLQESGMVTSAEFVEVNPILDEKNTTANVAVALMGSLFGETLV, translated from the coding sequence ATGAATAAACTTAATATTTCTATTATTGGAGTACCAACAGATTACGGACAAGCACGTCGTGGTGTAGATATGGGACCTAGTGCTATCCGTTATGCGGGGGTTGTAGAACGTTTAGAAGCTATTGGACACGAAGTACAAGATCAAGGGGATATTCGTGTTAGCCAAAAGCAAGCGGATGCCGCAGTAGATGAAAAATTACTTAATTTAGAGGAAGTAGTGGAGGTTAGTACTGCTTTAGCTAATAGTGTGCATGAAGTAGTGGAACAGAAAAAGTTCCCGCTTGTATTTGGTGGAGATCACAGTATTGCGATTGGGACATTAGCGGGACTAGGTGAGCATTATAAAAACCTTGGTGTTATTTGGTATGACGCTCATGCGGATTTAAATACACCTGAGACAACACCTTCAGGTAATATCCATGGTATGCCATTAGCGGTTAGTATCGGACTAGGTCACGAACGTTTAGTCCAAATTCGCAACTATGCTCCAAAAATTAAACCAGAGAACGTTATTATTATCGGAGCTCGTTCAGTAGATCCTGGTGAGCGTGATTTGATTAAAGAGCAAGGCATCAAAGTTTATACAATGCATGAGATTGACCGACTTGGAATGACGCGTGTCATGGAAGATGCACTCGCTTATTTAAAAGAGCGTAATGTTGATGGTTTACATTTATCTCTTGATTTAGATGGATTAGATCCGCTATATACTCCAGGGGTTGGTACGCCTGTTCCAGGAGGAATTACGTATCGTGAAAGTCATTTAGCAATGGAGATGCTACAGGAATCTGGGATGGTAACATCAGCGGAGTTTGTAGAAGTAAATCCAATTTTAGATGAGAAGAATACAACGGCAAATGTAGCTGTTGCATTAATGGGATCATTATTTGGAGAAACACTAGTTTAA
- the gerD gene encoding spore germination lipoprotein GerD encodes MRKFILLLILMLFLSACAQDKTSTMSYDEIKKIMIDSLQTEDGKKALRQLLEEPSFRELLILEHDEVKKATEETLLSKEAEDFWKKTFEDPKFKETVAKSMQKQQQDIMKELIKDPTFQKDMEAFFGQPDMQKQLETILKSSNMRKQMEEVVKDTIESPLMQSKWQELIKKSGGGETGSSGSGDKKEASGDSGGGTDKEQKGTE; translated from the coding sequence ATGCGAAAATTCATCTTATTATTGATTTTAATGCTTTTTCTTTCTGCCTGTGCACAAGATAAAACCTCTACCATGTCCTATGATGAAATAAAAAAAATCATGATCGACTCTTTACAAACAGAGGATGGTAAGAAGGCATTGCGACAGCTTTTAGAAGAGCCAAGTTTCCGTGAGCTTTTGATTTTAGAGCATGATGAAGTGAAAAAGGCTACAGAAGAAACATTACTTTCCAAGGAAGCAGAAGACTTTTGGAAGAAAACCTTTGAAGATCCAAAATTTAAAGAAACTGTTGCGAAAAGCATGCAAAAACAGCAACAGGATATTATGAAGGAATTAATAAAAGATCCTACTTTCCAAAAGGATATGGAGGCTTTTTTCGGGCAACCTGATATGCAGAAGCAGTTAGAAACCATCCTAAAATCATCCAATATGCGCAAGCAAATGGAGGAAGTCGTGAAGGATACAATCGAAAGCCCTTTAATGCAATCTAAATGGCAAGAACTTATTAAAAAGAGTGGCGGCGGCGAAACGGGTTCATCTGGAAGTGGCGATAAGAAGGAAGCAAGTGGCGATAGTGGTGGCGGTACGGATAAGGAGCAAAAAGGCACTGAATAA
- a CDS encoding anti-sigma factor family protein produces MNTCPEHIIDYMHDYLDGDISREHEQELKQHLHTCNDCKQLMQELSETIAFVKSASHITAPPDFEVAVMARLPKPKSRVGIQKWIRRHPFFVAAAVFCLFMSATLLGSFMDDQHFSVTKQPNLVVDGQTVIVPEGEVVKGDIVVKNGDLIVEGEVDGNVTVINGQYMASSAVVSGRIEEIDEVFEWLWYTIKNSVKTAMTFEEKEETK; encoded by the coding sequence ATGAATACTTGTCCAGAGCATATTATAGACTATATGCATGATTATTTAGACGGTGACATTAGTCGTGAGCATGAGCAAGAGTTGAAACAACACTTGCATACATGTAATGATTGTAAACAGTTGATGCAAGAATTGAGTGAAACAATCGCCTTTGTGAAGAGTGCTTCCCATATTACAGCGCCTCCGGATTTTGAAGTAGCAGTAATGGCTCGTTTACCTAAGCCAAAAAGTCGAGTAGGTATACAAAAATGGATACGCCGGCATCCGTTTTTTGTGGCAGCAGCAGTATTTTGCTTATTTATGAGTGCTACATTATTAGGTAGCTTCATGGATGATCAGCATTTCTCCGTAACCAAACAACCAAATTTAGTTGTGGATGGTCAAACGGTGATTGTACCTGAAGGAGAAGTGGTGAAGGGTGATATTGTTGTGAAAAACGGCGATTTGATTGTTGAAGGTGAAGTTGATGGCAACGTCACAGTGATTAACGGGCAATATATGGCATCTTCAGCGGTAGTTTCCGGAAGAATTGAGGAAATTGACGAAGTATTTGAATGGCTTTGGTATACGATTAAAAATTCTGTAAAGACGGCCATGACATTTGAGGAAAAAGAAGAAACTAAATAA
- the sigW gene encoding RNA polymerase sigma factor SigW has protein sequence MDALVNKRIKQVLKGDQNAFADIVSLYQHKLYQVCYRMLGNKQESEDIAQEAFVRAYMNLHTFDQKRKFSTWLYRIATNLCIDRIRKKKPDYYLDAEVAGTEGLDMYSQIAADDQLPEEQLEQMELQDRIQYEIGRLPDKYRSVIVLKYIEELSLQEISEILDMPLGTVKTRIHRGREALRKQLNNL, from the coding sequence ATGGATGCGTTAGTAAATAAGAGAATAAAACAAGTGCTTAAAGGCGATCAAAACGCATTTGCCGATATTGTGAGTCTCTATCAGCACAAACTGTACCAAGTATGCTATCGAATGTTAGGCAACAAACAAGAGTCCGAAGACATTGCTCAAGAGGCTTTTGTGCGTGCTTATATGAACTTGCATACATTTGATCAGAAAAGAAAGTTTTCGACGTGGCTTTATCGCATAGCGACAAACCTCTGCATTGACCGTATTCGAAAAAAGAAACCGGATTATTATTTAGATGCAGAAGTAGCTGGTACAGAAGGGCTTGATATGTATTCGCAAATCGCAGCAGACGACCAGCTACCAGAGGAGCAGTTAGAGCAAATGGAGCTGCAAGATCGCATTCAATATGAAATTGGACGTTTGCCGGATAAATACCGTTCAGTTATAGTATTGAAGTATATAGAAGAGTTATCGTTGCAAGAGATTAGCGAGATTTTAGATATGCCGCTTGGAACGGTGAAAACAAGGATTCACCGCGGACGTGAGGCATTACGTAAACAGTTAAACAATCTGTAG
- a CDS encoding type 1 glutamine amidotransferase domain-containing protein, with product MAKIATVITDMFEDIEFTSPKEALEAAGHQLVTIDTEAGKEVKGKHGATVKIDKGIDEVKAIEFDALFIPGGFSPDILRADDRVVAFVKSFMDDMKPTFAICHGPQLLITAKTLNGRDATGYKSIQVDLENAGAIFHDEEVFVCQKQLVTSRTPDDLPAFNREIVKLLGSK from the coding sequence ATGGCTAAAATTGCTACAGTTATTACGGATATGTTCGAGGACATTGAATTTACAAGTCCTAAAGAAGCTTTAGAAGCGGCTGGACATCAGCTAGTAACAATTGATACGGAAGCAGGTAAGGAAGTAAAGGGGAAACATGGAGCGACCGTAAAAATCGATAAAGGCATTGATGAGGTAAAAGCTATAGAATTCGATGCTCTCTTTATCCCTGGTGGTTTTTCTCCTGATATATTACGCGCGGATGATCGTGTAGTGGCATTTGTTAAATCCTTTATGGATGATATGAAGCCTACCTTTGCCATTTGTCATGGACCACAACTGCTCATTACAGCTAAGACTTTAAATGGTCGTGATGCAACAGGCTATAAATCCATTCAAGTAGATTTAGAAAATGCTGGGGCAATATTCCATGATGAAGAAGTCTTTGTTTGTCAAAAGCAGCTTGTAACAAGTAGAACACCAGATGACCTCCCAGCCTTTAATAGAGAAATCGTTAAATTATTGGGTAGTAAATAA
- a CDS encoding P-loop NTPase — MITEQQVREILGQLQDPFLHKSLAETDGITNVAIKEEKNHVSVKVAIAKLNTPEQLQLQMKIVEVLKEAGANTVGIRFEELSAEKLQSFRGTATESEAQDILSPLSTVQVISIASGKGGVGKSTVSVNLAVALARLGKKVGLIDADIYGFSVPDMMGVTDMPKVVDNRIYPVDRFGVKMISMGFFVENNAPIVWRGPMLGKVLDQFFRDVEWGELDYLLLDLPPGTGDVALDIHQMLPSSKEIVVTTPHPTAAFVAARAGAMALQTDHEILGVIENMAWFESKSGEREFVFGQGGGPKLAEELRTELLGQIPLGQPDWTDEDFAPSVYAENHSTGQIYLDIATKVIEKLSK, encoded by the coding sequence GTGATTACTGAACAACAAGTACGAGAAATACTGGGACAACTACAAGATCCATTTTTACATAAATCGCTTGCAGAAACAGATGGTATTACAAACGTAGCAATTAAAGAAGAAAAAAATCATGTCAGTGTAAAAGTTGCGATCGCTAAATTAAACACACCAGAACAATTACAGCTTCAAATGAAAATTGTTGAGGTTTTAAAAGAAGCGGGTGCAAACACAGTCGGTATTCGCTTTGAAGAATTATCAGCAGAAAAATTACAAAGCTTCCGTGGCACAGCTACAGAATCAGAAGCTCAGGATATTTTATCACCATTAAGCACAGTTCAAGTAATTTCTATTGCTTCTGGTAAAGGTGGTGTAGGTAAGTCTACTGTATCTGTTAACTTAGCTGTTGCTTTAGCCCGTTTAGGTAAAAAAGTGGGCTTAATTGATGCAGATATTTATGGATTTAGTGTGCCAGATATGATGGGTGTTACAGATATGCCTAAGGTAGTAGACAATCGTATATACCCAGTAGATCGCTTTGGTGTAAAAATGATTTCTATGGGCTTCTTTGTGGAAAACAATGCACCTATCGTATGGCGTGGGCCAATGTTAGGTAAAGTATTAGATCAATTCTTCCGCGATGTTGAATGGGGAGAGCTTGATTATTTACTATTAGATTTGCCACCGGGAACAGGTGATGTAGCATTAGATATTCATCAAATGTTACCGTCATCAAAAGAAATCGTTGTTACAACACCACATCCAACAGCTGCATTTGTTGCAGCTCGTGCAGGCGCTATGGCTCTGCAAACAGACCATGAAATTTTAGGTGTTATTGAAAATATGGCTTGGTTTGAATCTAAATCAGGCGAGCGAGAATTTGTCTTTGGTCAAGGCGGTGGTCCTAAGCTAGCTGAAGAGCTACGTACAGAGCTACTTGGACAAATCCCACTTGGGCAACCTGATTGGACGGATGAAGATTTTGCTCCTTCTGTTTATGCTGAAAACCATTCAACAGGTCAAATTTATTTAGATATCGCAACGAAAGTCATTGAGAAATTAAGTAAATAA
- a CDS encoding N-acetylmuramoyl-L-alanine amidase, whose amino-acid sequence MKRWLALGVIMLMSIVVVAYETNASDRNFFLPDPLGGIKIVIDAGHGGEDGGASKGEVIEKDITLAIAQHVEKQLKKKGATVVMTRTKNGDVIDEHAPSEKYGTLRERKKQDIFLRKDIVEKEKPDVFITIHANAIPETKWRGAQVFYHKEGHADGEILAKSIQQSIRNNLKNTDREALSIKQIYLLKKAEVPAALVETGFISNDEERALLIDKNYQEKMADAIVEGIEEYLLAKIE is encoded by the coding sequence GTGAAGCGCTGGCTTGCACTAGGAGTAATTATGCTAATGAGTATAGTGGTCGTGGCATATGAAACAAATGCTTCGGACCGTAACTTCTTTTTACCAGACCCACTTGGTGGCATTAAAATTGTCATTGATGCAGGGCATGGTGGGGAGGATGGAGGAGCTTCAAAGGGCGAAGTAATTGAAAAGGATATTACACTTGCAATTGCTCAGCATGTAGAGAAGCAATTAAAGAAGAAAGGCGCAACAGTTGTAATGACACGTACAAAAAATGGAGATGTTATTGATGAGCATGCGCCATCAGAAAAATATGGGACATTAAGAGAACGGAAAAAGCAGGATATCTTTTTAAGAAAGGATATCGTGGAAAAAGAAAAACCAGATGTGTTTATTACAATTCATGCAAATGCCATACCGGAAACAAAATGGCGTGGTGCCCAAGTATTTTATCATAAGGAAGGACATGCTGATGGTGAGATATTAGCTAAAAGTATTCAGCAATCCATTCGTAATAACTTAAAAAACACCGATCGAGAAGCGTTGTCTATTAAACAAATCTATTTACTGAAGAAAGCGGAAGTACCTGCAGCATTAGTGGAAACTGGATTTATTAGTAATGATGAGGAACGTGCACTATTAATAGATAAGAATTACCAAGAAAAAATGGCAGATGCTATAGTTGAAGGTATAGAAGAGTATTTATTAGCTAAAATTGAGTAG
- the glmM gene encoding phosphoglucosamine mutase, with protein MGKYFGTDGVRGVANSELTPEFAFKLGRIGGYVLTKDATDRPKVLIGRDTRISGEMLEGALVAGLLSIGVEVMRLGIISTPGVAYLTRIMSADAGVMISASHNPVADNGIKFFGPDGFKLTDAQEEEIEVLLDAQEDTLPRPIGAELGSVSDYFEGGQKYIQYLKQTVDEEFDGIHVALDCAHGATSSLATHLFADLEADISTMGASPTGLNINDGVGSTHPEGLAKFVLDKNADVGLAFDGDGDRLIAVDENGKIVDGDQIMFIIGKHLNAVGRLKKQTIVSTVMSNMGFYKAVADNDMQSVQTAVGDRYVVEEMRANDYNLGGEQSGHIVFLDFNTTGDGLLTGIQLVNIMKATGKKLSELAADMKIFPQRLVNVRVTDKHAVTDNTKVAAVIADVEAEMAGNGRVLVRPSGTEPLVRVMVEAATENDCEHFVERIADVVRQEMGLTE; from the coding sequence ATGGGTAAATATTTTGGAACAGATGGCGTCCGTGGCGTCGCGAATAGTGAATTAACACCGGAATTTGCATTTAAACTTGGTCGTATAGGTGGCTATGTTTTAACAAAGGATGCAACTGACCGTCCAAAGGTTTTAATTGGTCGTGACACACGTATTTCAGGTGAAATGCTTGAAGGTGCACTTGTTGCTGGTCTTTTATCAATTGGAGTAGAGGTAATGCGTCTGGGTATTATTTCAACGCCAGGTGTGGCATATCTTACTCGTATTATGAGCGCAGATGCAGGCGTCATGATTTCAGCTTCACATAACCCAGTTGCTGATAATGGCATTAAATTTTTTGGTCCGGATGGCTTTAAGCTAACTGATGCACAAGAAGAGGAAATTGAAGTACTACTGGACGCTCAAGAGGATACATTACCACGTCCAATCGGCGCAGAATTAGGTTCTGTAAGTGATTACTTCGAAGGTGGTCAAAAATATATTCAATACTTAAAGCAAACAGTGGATGAAGAATTTGATGGTATCCATGTCGCACTAGATTGTGCACATGGTGCAACATCATCATTGGCTACACATCTATTTGCGGATCTAGAAGCTGACATTTCTACAATGGGTGCTTCCCCAACTGGCTTAAATATTAATGATGGTGTAGGCTCAACACATCCAGAGGGATTAGCTAAATTTGTTTTAGATAAAAATGCAGATGTAGGTTTAGCATTTGATGGTGATGGCGACCGTTTAATTGCTGTAGATGAAAACGGTAAAATTGTTGATGGGGACCAGATTATGTTTATCATTGGTAAGCATTTAAATGCGGTTGGACGTTTGAAGAAGCAAACAATTGTTTCAACAGTAATGAGCAACATGGGCTTCTACAAAGCTGTAGCAGACAATGATATGCAAAGTGTACAGACAGCTGTAGGAGATCGTTATGTTGTCGAGGAAATGCGTGCCAATGATTACAATTTAGGTGGCGAACAATCAGGACATATCGTTTTTCTAGATTTTAATACAACAGGTGATGGTTTACTTACAGGAATTCAGCTTGTTAATATTATGAAAGCGACAGGTAAAAAGCTTTCAGAACTTGCTGCTGACATGAAAATATTCCCTCAGCGTCTTGTTAATGTTCGCGTAACAGACAAGCATGCTGTGACGGATAATACGAAGGTTGCAGCTGTAATTGCAGATGTAGAAGCTGAAATGGCAGGCAATGGTCGTGTCTTAGTACGTCCTTCAGGTACAGAGCCACTAGTACGTGTTATGGTGGAAGCTGCAACAGAAAATGATTGTGAGCATTTTGTTGAGCGTATTGCGGACGTTGTACGTCAAGAAATGGGTTTAACAGAATAG
- the cdaA gene encoding diadenylate cyclase CdaA — MQIIEHFTDLTPVNIVINFIDVLLVWYVVYKVLTLIKGTKAVQLLKGIFVIIIARIATDLLGLQTLGWMLQQVIEFGFLAIIIIFQPEIRRGLEQIGRGKLFQRSSSQEEEEQTRLIEAMKKSVSYMAKRRIGALISIEKETGLNEYIETGIGLNAEISSELLINIFIPNTPLHDGAVIMQKDKVTAAACYLPLSESPFISKELGTRHRAALGLSEVTDAITIVVSEETGAISLTLNGNLHRNLSLEEFETLLRKMWFGSAQESNAASKLTWRGKKNG, encoded by the coding sequence GTGCAAATTATCGAACATTTCACGGATTTAACTCCTGTGAATATTGTTATTAACTTCATTGATGTACTGCTCGTTTGGTACGTTGTTTATAAAGTCTTAACCCTCATTAAAGGTACAAAGGCTGTCCAATTACTTAAGGGAATTTTCGTCATTATTATTGCACGAATTGCAACAGACCTTTTAGGGTTACAAACACTAGGCTGGATGTTACAACAGGTCATTGAGTTTGGTTTCTTAGCGATTATTATCATATTCCAACCTGAAATCAGACGTGGTCTAGAACAAATTGGCCGAGGAAAGCTATTCCAACGTTCATCTAGTCAAGAAGAAGAAGAACAAACAAGACTCATTGAGGCTATGAAGAAGTCTGTTAGTTATATGGCTAAACGACGAATTGGTGCGTTAATTTCTATAGAAAAAGAAACGGGTCTTAATGAATATATTGAAACAGGTATAGGACTAAATGCTGAAATTTCGTCAGAACTTCTCATTAATATCTTTATACCTAATACGCCGCTACATGATGGAGCGGTTATTATGCAAAAAGATAAAGTTACGGCAGCAGCATGTTATTTACCACTTTCTGAAAGTCCGTTTATTTCAAAAGAGCTAGGGACACGTCACCGTGCTGCACTTGGTTTAAGTGAAGTTACAGATGCTATTACAATTGTTGTATCAGAGGAAACGGGTGCAATTAGTCTTACATTAAACGGTAATCTACATCGCAATCTTTCTCTAGAGGAGTTCGAAACACTGTTACGCAAAATGTGGTTCGGTTCAGCACAGGAATCTAATGCAGCCTCTAAGTTGACTTGGAGGGGGAAAAAGAATGGATAA
- a CDS encoding KinB-signaling pathway activation protein has product MTIRNWAKFFFFAMLVGGVVNGVFSLFIRWEFFQPYIVNGQWGEFFAGLLWMVFLGFTMSVIAQAGFFAYLTLHQVGVNIFRTLTLWNWVQLLLIAITIFDIVFFRFVPGVKDGQSWLFYTGLLIVLIFGALATAVQKVKLTGKKHVLISALFFMIVITTLEWTIALMGRDENINEYVALLLFPLLAVNAYQLLVLPKYNAKSDEDRQKLEARRKARRQQAKNA; this is encoded by the coding sequence GTGACGATACGAAATTGGGCAAAGTTTTTCTTCTTTGCAATGCTCGTTGGTGGTGTAGTCAACGGAGTTTTTAGTTTATTTATTCGCTGGGAATTCTTCCAACCCTACATAGTAAACGGTCAATGGGGCGAGTTTTTTGCTGGTCTTTTATGGATGGTTTTCTTAGGCTTTACAATGAGTGTTATTGCACAGGCAGGTTTTTTTGCTTATTTAACACTTCATCAAGTAGGTGTAAATATTTTTAGAACACTGACATTATGGAATTGGGTACAGCTTTTATTAATCGCAATTACTATTTTTGATATTGTCTTCTTCCGTTTCGTACCGGGGGTAAAGGATGGGCAAAGCTGGTTATTTTATACGGGTTTATTGATCGTTCTCATTTTTGGAGCATTAGCGACAGCGGTCCAAAAAGTAAAATTAACAGGAAAAAAACATGTATTAATTTCTGCCCTTTTCTTTATGATTGTGATTACAACATTGGAATGGACAATTGCTTTAATGGGTCGTGATGAAAACATTAATGAATATGTTGCGCTATTATTATTCCCGTTATTGGCTGTTAATGCGTATCAATTATTAGTATTACCGAAATATAATGCAAAATCCGATGAAGATCGTCAAAAATTAGAAGCACGTCGCAAAGCACGTCGTCAACAAGCAAAAAATGCATAA